In a single window of the Acetivibrio clariflavus DSM 19732 genome:
- a CDS encoding ACT domain-containing protein, producing MRAIVTVIGKDKVGIIAAISNILANCNVNILDISQTTMQDVFTMIMLVDISAMCVPFSELSEQLEKKGVELGLSVKIQHEDIFNSMHQI from the coding sequence ATGAGAGCGATTGTTACAGTTATTGGGAAGGACAAAGTTGGGATTATTGCTGCAATAAGTAACATACTGGCAAATTGCAATGTAAATATTTTAGATATTTCTCAGACAACCATGCAGGATGTATTTACAATGATAATGCTGGTGGATATTTCTGCGATGTGTGTTCCTTTTTCGGAATTATCCGAGCAACTGGAGAAAAAGGGTGTTGAATTGGGATTATCGGTTAAAATCCAACACGAAGATATTTTTAATTCCATGCACCAGATATAG